In the genome of Chryseobacterium oryzae, one region contains:
- the priA gene encoding replication restart helicase PriA, which produces MQYAQIILPLNLKGTFTYKVPDELFSVIQPGMRVLVQFRGKKIYTGIVFELHNQEPIEFIPKDVISILDEQPILPPEQISFWKWLSEYYLCNLGEIYRFAFPSSLKLESETYLKLKPNTVIEFENLDVNEMYLIQALEVKQLINLTDIEAFIPKKDIIKTINSLIDLQYIEIDEKISEKYKAKEVAYVKINDEVLRNQNLTEILLKLNKAKKQKDLFLHILEKQTENPDLPIKKSQLFEDGYFVSAHFKSLADKNLVEEYYLRKDRIESYEGEIEELEELTETQEVAKAEINEAFSEGKNVLLHGVTSSGKTHIYLEKIEDCISEGKNVLFLLPEISLTKQITQRLEKKYGRQLAFYHQKLTDFEKVEVWRRIKNNDIRILIATRSSLFLPFQNLGLIVVDEEHDSGYRPREVSPYFNAKDAALVLAKFYDAKVISGSATPSVESYYSARKGKMKYVFLGERFGSVKLPEFELINFKEAQDSKKVSGNFSLRLIDEIKKTLEDKNQTIILHNKRGYASVLECESCGYVNYCSNCDVVMTYHKSANEMKCHYCGQRASKPKVCPKCFSENLNERGVGVEQIHEEVSKIFPDSEVDRMDVDSMRKKFAYEKLYEKIEERETDIIVGTQMISKGLDFDHIELVAIPKADSMLYVQDFRAEERAYQLITQVSGRAGRVSGEGKVLIQTYNPDHSVFQLIKMNNISKIYKYFLTERQKFNYPPFTKLIMIELKHRRDEKVNRASQFLGSVLRKYLPEDCVLGPERSQISRLNNLYQFQILLKLPRGKKYQEYKSLVLLSLKEFDEITAYQSVKKDVFVDF; this is translated from the coding sequence TTGCAATACGCTCAAATTATTTTACCTCTCAATCTGAAAGGAACTTTCACCTATAAAGTTCCTGATGAATTGTTTTCTGTAATTCAGCCAGGGATGAGGGTTTTGGTTCAGTTCCGCGGAAAAAAGATTTATACTGGTATTGTTTTCGAACTTCACAACCAAGAGCCGATAGAGTTTATCCCGAAAGATGTTATCAGTATTTTAGATGAGCAGCCGATTCTGCCACCAGAACAAATCAGCTTCTGGAAATGGCTTTCAGAATATTATTTATGCAATTTGGGAGAGATTTACCGTTTTGCTTTTCCTTCTTCTTTGAAATTGGAAAGCGAAACATATCTTAAATTGAAACCCAATACAGTTATAGAGTTTGAGAATCTGGATGTGAATGAAATGTATCTTATTCAGGCATTGGAAGTAAAACAACTGATTAATCTTACCGATATTGAAGCTTTTATTCCGAAAAAAGATATTATAAAAACCATCAATTCGCTTATTGATTTACAGTACATAGAAATAGACGAAAAAATTTCAGAAAAATACAAAGCGAAAGAAGTTGCGTATGTAAAAATAAACGATGAAGTTCTTAGGAATCAAAATCTTACCGAAATCCTCTTAAAACTCAATAAAGCCAAAAAACAAAAAGACCTTTTTCTTCATATATTAGAAAAGCAAACCGAAAATCCGGATTTACCCATCAAAAAATCCCAGCTTTTTGAGGACGGATATTTTGTGAGTGCTCATTTTAAATCTCTTGCCGATAAAAATCTGGTTGAAGAATATTATCTGAGAAAAGACCGTATCGAATCTTATGAAGGTGAAATTGAGGAATTGGAGGAACTTACAGAAACGCAGGAAGTAGCCAAAGCGGAAATTAATGAAGCTTTTTCGGAAGGTAAAAATGTGTTGTTGCACGGGGTAACTTCCTCCGGCAAAACGCATATTTATTTAGAAAAAATTGAAGACTGTATTTCTGAAGGGAAAAATGTACTGTTTCTATTGCCCGAAATTTCTCTAACAAAGCAAATTACTCAGCGGTTAGAAAAAAAATATGGGCGACAGCTTGCATTTTATCATCAAAAACTCACCGATTTTGAAAAAGTTGAGGTTTGGAGAAGAATAAAAAATAATGACATCCGCATTTTGATTGCCACCAGATCTTCTCTGTTTCTGCCATTCCAGAATTTAGGATTAATTGTGGTGGATGAAGAACACGATTCTGGATACAGACCTCGTGAAGTTTCGCCTTATTTCAATGCGAAAGATGCTGCATTGGTTTTGGCTAAATTTTATGATGCTAAAGTTATCTCGGGTTCTGCAACGCCTTCCGTAGAAAGTTATTATTCTGCCAGAAAAGGAAAAATGAAATACGTTTTTCTCGGAGAACGGTTTGGGAGTGTAAAACTTCCTGAGTTTGAACTGATTAATTTTAAAGAAGCTCAGGATTCTAAAAAGGTGTCGGGTAATTTTTCTCTTCGTCTGATTGATGAAATTAAGAAAACCCTCGAAGATAAAAACCAAACCATTATTCTGCACAACAAACGCGGCTATGCGAGTGTTTTGGAATGCGAATCTTGCGGATATGTAAATTATTGCTCCAACTGCGATGTAGTAATGACGTACCATAAATCTGCAAATGAAATGAAATGCCATTATTGCGGACAAAGAGCTTCGAAACCAAAGGTTTGCCCTAAATGTTTTTCTGAAAACCTGAACGAAAGAGGTGTGGGAGTAGAGCAGATTCATGAGGAAGTGTCGAAAATATTTCCCGATAGTGAAGTAGACAGAATGGATGTAGATTCTATGCGCAAAAAGTTTGCTTACGAAAAACTCTACGAAAAGATTGAAGAAAGGGAAACCGATATTATCGTAGGAACCCAAATGATTTCTAAAGGATTAGATTTTGATCATATTGAACTCGTTGCCATTCCAAAAGCAGATTCTATGCTATATGTACAGGATTTCAGAGCAGAAGAACGAGCTTATCAGCTCATTACGCAGGTTTCCGGAAGAGCAGGGAGAGTTTCTGGAGAAGGTAAAGTTTTAATTCAGACTTATAATCCGGATCATTCTGTTTTTCAGTTGATTAAAATGAATAATATTTCTAAAATTTATAAATATTTTCTTACAGAAAGACAGAAATTCAATTATCCTCCATTTACCAAATTAATTATGATTGAACTGAAGCACAGAAGAGATGAAAAGGTGAATAGAGCCTCTCAGTTCTTAGGTTCTGTGCTTAGAAAATATCTTCCGGAAGATTGTGTTTTAGGTCCGGAAAGATCCCAGATTTCGCGTCTGAATAATTTATATCAATTTCAGATTTTACTTAAATTGCCCAGAGGAAAAAAATATCAGGAATATAAATCTTTAGTTTTGCTAAGTTTGAAAGAATTTGATGAAATCACTGCATATCAAAGTGTTAAAAAAGATGTTTTTGTAGATTTTTAA
- a CDS encoding AEC family transporter codes for MVNFVLIAVCILAGMIFKQTKSIHPDAHKGINTWILYIALPAVSFKYLPKVKWSAEMLFPILSTLLVAVCCFFIMMFYSKYKGYSRRSRSTLELASGYSNTSFIGFPLISAFYGESLLSIAIICDQTMFLALSTLGIIAAVKGGSKSGKVSAKFILKRLITFPPLLGCVFALGLSQFIDFSSAEPFFDKLAATVSPLALFSVGLQLKFNGWKKLIPQMSFSMLYKLILAPAIVLALALLFNIKGNVAKISVFEAAMPTVVTSSIIAEQFRLNTKLTNLIIGVSIIAGFVTSAIWFEIIEMVF; via the coding sequence ATGGTGAATTTTGTTTTAATTGCAGTGTGTATTTTGGCAGGGATGATCTTTAAACAAACAAAGTCTATTCATCCGGATGCCCACAAAGGCATCAACACCTGGATTCTCTATATTGCTCTCCCTGCGGTTTCTTTTAAATATTTACCCAAAGTTAAGTGGTCTGCAGAAATGCTTTTTCCTATACTTTCCACACTCTTAGTAGCGGTATGCTGTTTTTTTATAATGATGTTTTACAGCAAGTATAAAGGATATTCGCGAAGATCAAGAAGTACGCTGGAACTGGCAAGCGGATACAGCAATACATCTTTCATAGGTTTTCCGCTTATTTCGGCATTTTATGGAGAAAGTCTTTTAAGTATTGCCATCATTTGTGATCAGACCATGTTTTTGGCATTGTCAACATTAGGAATTATAGCTGCAGTTAAAGGAGGCAGCAAATCGGGTAAGGTAAGTGCAAAATTTATTTTAAAGAGACTTATTACTTTTCCGCCGCTTTTGGGATGTGTTTTTGCACTCGGATTATCACAATTTATAGATTTTTCTTCTGCAGAACCTTTTTTCGATAAGCTTGCTGCAACAGTAAGTCCTTTAGCCTTATTTTCTGTAGGGTTACAACTAAAATTTAATGGCTGGAAAAAACTCATTCCTCAAATGTCTTTTTCTATGCTTTATAAACTCATTTTGGCTCCGGCAATTGTATTGGCGTTGGCTCTTTTGTTCAATATAAAAGGGAATGTGGCAAAAATATCTGTATTTGAAGCAGCAATGCCCACGGTGGTTACTTCTAGTATTATAGCAGAACAGTTCAGGCTGAATACCAAACTCACCAATCTTATTATTGGGGTAAGCATTATTGCTGGGTTTGTAACATCGGCTATTTGGTTTGAAATTATTGAAATGGTTTTCTAA
- a CDS encoding GNAT family N-acetyltransferase, with amino-acid sequence MKAEFENIPLKKNETLKRFEIEVNGHFAFINYKENGTQISLIHTEAEPELSGTGAAAAVVEKTLYYIEESGKKLLPFCPYVFAFIKKNPEWKRIVDEKFNGYENI; translated from the coding sequence ATGAAAGCAGAATTTGAAAATATTCCACTTAAAAAAAATGAAACTTTAAAAAGATTTGAAATTGAAGTCAATGGGCATTTTGCATTTATTAATTATAAAGAGAACGGCACGCAGATTTCACTTATTCATACCGAAGCAGAACCCGAACTTTCCGGTACTGGAGCAGCGGCGGCTGTGGTAGAAAAAACACTTTATTATATTGAAGAAAGCGGAAAAAAACTTCTTCCTTTTTGTCCTTATGTTTTTGCATTCATCAAAAAAAATCCTGAATGGAAAAGAATTGTTGATGAGAAATTCAATGGATACGAAAATATTTAA
- a CDS encoding pirin family protein, with protein MSNIGLIVEERAADIGNFLVGRLLPFREKRSVGPFIFIDHMGPTCLKEYQNFDVPPHPHIGLSTLTYLLEGSIFHRDSIGSATEIKPGAVNWMTAGKGVVHSERTPEYLRNSPQFLHGFQIWVALPKALEQSEPSFFHIEAEEIPSWKDGDTEYKLIAGEAFGKKSAVPTHSPLYFVEIKSKTKQKLNIGHHIFGEVGMYVLEGSVNIEGNDYGTKQLLIAKNASLCEFEINENTTIYLFGGEPFPEERHIFWNFVHSDKEKIEEAKINWHDQNHEAFPLIPGDDQEYVPLPKAILNRK; from the coding sequence ATGTCAAATATTGGTTTAATCGTTGAAGAAAGAGCTGCAGATATAGGTAATTTTTTAGTCGGAAGACTTTTACCTTTTCGGGAAAAAAGATCTGTAGGTCCTTTCATTTTTATCGATCACATGGGACCAACCTGTCTAAAAGAATATCAGAATTTTGATGTTCCTCCACATCCGCATATTGGGCTTTCTACCCTAACTTATCTTCTGGAAGGATCTATTTTTCATCGTGACAGCATTGGGTCGGCAACAGAAATAAAACCGGGAGCCGTTAATTGGATGACTGCAGGAAAAGGGGTGGTACATTCTGAAAGAACTCCCGAATATTTAAGAAATTCACCACAATTTCTTCATGGTTTCCAGATTTGGGTGGCTTTACCGAAAGCATTAGAGCAAAGCGAGCCATCATTTTTCCACATAGAAGCAGAAGAAATTCCTTCGTGGAAGGATGGAGATACTGAATATAAACTTATTGCCGGAGAAGCTTTTGGCAAAAAATCTGCTGTTCCCACTCACAGTCCGCTTTATTTTGTCGAAATTAAAAGCAAAACGAAACAAAAACTGAATATTGGGCATCATATTTTTGGTGAAGTAGGAATGTATGTTTTAGAAGGTTCGGTAAATATTGAAGGAAATGATTATGGCACCAAACAACTTTTAATTGCAAAAAACGCTTCTCTCTGCGAGTTTGAAATCAACGAAAATACTACGATATATCTTTTTGGTGGTGAACCATTTCCTGAAGAAAGACATATTTTCTGGAATTTCGTGCATTCAGACAAAGAAAAAATTGAGGAAGCAAAGATTAACTGGCACGATCAAAACCATGAGGCATTTCCTCTTATCCCGGGAGATGATCAGGAATACGTTCCGCTTCCTAAAGCTATTCTGAATAGAAAATAG
- a CDS encoding NADPH-dependent FMN reductase, whose translation MKILAFAGSTSSTSINRELVKFVLKSFQENEINLIDLNDYSMPVFSVDLEKKGFPEEAHQFLQQIEDCDVIICSLAEHNRSYAAAFKNIFDWASRINVKVFQDKPMFLMSTSPGGYGGGNVMNEAKKFFPNFGADIKETYSLPKFYENFDLESGVINPEMLQELNDKIKLFKTR comes from the coding sequence ATGAAAATATTAGCATTCGCAGGAAGTACTTCTTCCACATCCATCAACAGAGAACTCGTAAAGTTTGTTTTAAAAAGTTTTCAGGAAAACGAAATCAATTTAATTGATCTTAATGATTATTCTATGCCTGTTTTCTCTGTAGATCTTGAAAAGAAAGGATTTCCAGAAGAAGCCCATCAATTCTTACAACAGATTGAAGATTGCGATGTCATTATCTGCTCTTTGGCAGAACACAACCGTTCTTACGCTGCGGCGTTCAAGAATATTTTCGATTGGGCATCGAGAATCAATGTAAAAGTTTTTCAGGATAAACCAATGTTTCTAATGAGCACTTCTCCCGGAGGTTATGGGGGCGGAAATGTGATGAACGAAGCAAAGAAGTTTTTTCCAAACTTTGGAGCAGATATTAAAGAAACCTATTCACTTCCAAAATTTTACGAAAATTTCGATTTGGAAAGTGGTGTTATTAATCCAGAAATGCTGCAAGAACTCAATGACAAGATAAAACTTTTCAAAACACGATAA
- the hemL gene encoding glutamate-1-semialdehyde 2,1-aminomutase, whose amino-acid sequence MKYQRSSALFNEANQYIPGGVNSPVRAFKSVRGVPVFMKSAKGAYLTDADENIYIDYINSWGPAILGHTHPEVLEELKIQAEKGFSFGAPTELETEIAKFITENVPNIDQIRMVSSGTEACMSAVRLARGFTGRDKIIKFEGCYHGHSDSFLIKAGSGAVTFGNPNSPGVTQGTAKDTLLARYNDIDQVEALFKENPEEIAAIIIEPVAGNMGCVLPENDFLQKLRKLCDENGALLIFDEVMTGFRLAFGGAQELFNVKADLVTYGKVIGGGLPVGAFAARNEIMDCLAPKGAVYQAGTLSGNPLAMRAGLKTLQIIKNDSEFFDRLAKTTEVLDTEIAKILNEKGIAHKINRKGSMMSVFFDTEGVSNFDDAQKANHAQFNRFFHHMLNNGVYLPPSGYETYFISDAIQDEEINKTLEAVRKFEN is encoded by the coding sequence ATGAAATACCAGAGAAGTTCAGCTTTATTCAACGAAGCTAACCAATATATTCCGGGGGGAGTAAATTCTCCTGTTCGTGCGTTCAAATCTGTGAGAGGAGTTCCTGTCTTTATGAAATCTGCTAAAGGTGCTTATCTTACCGATGCAGACGAAAATATTTACATAGATTATATCAATTCGTGGGGACCTGCAATTTTGGGGCATACGCATCCTGAAGTTTTAGAAGAACTGAAAATTCAGGCAGAAAAAGGGTTTTCCTTTGGTGCTCCTACCGAATTGGAAACAGAAATCGCAAAATTTATTACCGAAAATGTTCCGAATATCGATCAGATAAGAATGGTATCTTCTGGTACGGAAGCATGTATGAGTGCGGTGAGATTGGCAAGAGGTTTTACGGGACGCGATAAGATTATCAAATTTGAAGGTTGCTATCACGGTCATTCAGATTCTTTTCTTATTAAAGCCGGAAGCGGTGCGGTAACTTTTGGAAATCCCAATTCTCCAGGGGTAACACAAGGTACTGCCAAAGATACTCTTTTAGCGAGATACAATGATATAGATCAGGTTGAAGCTCTGTTTAAAGAAAACCCTGAGGAAATTGCTGCGATCATCATTGAACCTGTTGCAGGGAATATGGGATGCGTACTGCCAGAAAATGATTTTCTTCAAAAATTGAGAAAACTATGTGATGAAAATGGAGCATTACTGATTTTTGATGAAGTTATGACTGGCTTTAGACTTGCTTTTGGCGGAGCTCAGGAGCTTTTTAATGTAAAAGCAGATTTGGTTACTTACGGAAAAGTTATTGGTGGTGGACTTCCTGTTGGTGCTTTTGCCGCAAGAAACGAAATTATGGATTGCTTGGCTCCTAAAGGTGCTGTTTATCAGGCGGGAACTTTAAGTGGAAATCCTTTGGCAATGAGAGCCGGTTTGAAAACTTTACAGATCATTAAAAATGATTCTGAATTTTTCGACAGACTTGCAAAAACAACAGAAGTCTTAGATACTGAAATTGCAAAAATTTTAAATGAAAAAGGAATTGCTCATAAAATCAACAGAAAAGGTTCTATGATGTCGGTTTTCTTCGATACTGAAGGAGTTTCCAATTTTGATGATGCTCAAAAAGCGAACCATGCACAATTCAACAGATTCTTTCATCACATGCTGAATAACGGCGTTTATCTTCCGCCAAGTGGCTATGAAACGTATTTTATAAGCGATGCTATTCAGGATGAAGAAATCAACAAAACCTTAGAAGCGGTAAGGAAATTTGAAAATTAA
- a CDS encoding glucosaminidase domain-containing protein — MKRLFSLVSLLVLSKFSAQTWATEDQYIQKFAQYAVEEMEKYKIPASITLAQGLLETGGGQSRLAQEGKNHFGIKCKEDWVGKTMKHTDDAPNECFRVYDDPKQSYEDHSVFLATRKYYTKLFELDMKDYKAWAHGLKKAGYATNPRYASILIGKIEKYKLYEFDDVNSKEVLYAVLKKYPDLKDDRTFMARLEPAKQVKEIKKISEPVTVKVPYKATSYAEQKKRVEKIKKEETLNTILIKTHPNDGLRYVVIPEDTNVKFIADKFRISESKIMKWNELESDLLKKNAIVFLESKNSEGNTPTYKAEFGENMYDIAQKFGIKLNKLYAKNRMNEGQKPLAGQVIYLIDKKPRN, encoded by the coding sequence ATGAAAAGACTTTTCTCATTGGTAAGCCTTTTAGTTTTATCAAAATTTTCAGCTCAAACTTGGGCTACAGAAGATCAGTACATTCAGAAATTTGCACAGTATGCTGTGGAAGAAATGGAAAAATATAAAATTCCGGCTTCTATAACCCTTGCACAAGGACTTTTGGAAACAGGAGGTGGGCAGAGCAGACTTGCACAGGAAGGCAAAAATCACTTCGGAATAAAATGTAAAGAAGATTGGGTTGGTAAAACCATGAAGCATACCGATGATGCTCCCAATGAGTGTTTCAGAGTGTATGATGATCCGAAACAATCCTACGAAGATCACTCAGTTTTTCTGGCAACAAGAAAATATTATACAAAACTTTTCGAGCTGGATATGAAAGACTACAAAGCATGGGCTCATGGTCTTAAAAAAGCAGGCTACGCTACAAATCCACGATATGCATCTATATTAATCGGAAAGATCGAAAAATATAAGCTTTACGAATTCGATGATGTTAATTCTAAGGAGGTTCTGTATGCGGTTTTGAAAAAATATCCTGATTTGAAAGATGATAGAACTTTCATGGCAAGATTAGAACCCGCAAAACAAGTAAAAGAGATAAAGAAAATATCCGAACCTGTTACTGTGAAAGTTCCTTATAAGGCGACTTCTTATGCAGAACAAAAGAAAAGGGTAGAAAAAATTAAAAAAGAAGAAACCCTCAATACTATTTTAATTAAAACCCATCCCAATGATGGTTTAAGATATGTAGTAATACCAGAAGATACTAATGTAAAATTTATTGCAGATAAATTCAGAATCAGCGAAAGTAAAATCATGAAGTGGAATGAGCTTGAATCTGATTTACTTAAAAAAAATGCCATAGTCTTTCTTGAATCTAAAAATTCTGAAGGTAATACACCTACTTACAAAGCAGAATTTGGTGAAAATATGTACGATATTGCCCAGAAATTTGGGATTAAACTTAATAAACTGTATGCTAAAAATAGAATGAATGAAGGACAGAAGCCTTTGGCAGGACAAGTCATCTATTTAATTGATAAAAAACCAAGAAACTAA
- a CDS encoding 1-aminocyclopropane-1-carboxylate deaminase/D-cysteine desulfhydrase, which produces MKIPNIHIPIVEIPTEKNVKLFMKREDLIHPYISGNKFWKLFWNVNQYLEHRPQNSLIITFGGAFSNHISAVAAFGNLYGVKTLGIIRGEELEQKWIHNPTLLSAKRNEMNLKFVTREDYRHKDQLTFFLQQEFPEALIIPEGGTNHSAVKGVKMMLNEHTKDFDYLCTAVGTGGTVAGIAEFCEYGQKVIGFKVVQDDSLENRISELTTKNNYHLIDASLGGYGKLNEENVRFINDFKAKYNIPLDPVYTGKMMQNVFEMINEGYFPEGSKILCFHTGGLQGIEGANMLLEKQNKTVIV; this is translated from the coding sequence ATGAAAATTCCAAATATTCATATTCCAATCGTAGAGATTCCTACAGAAAAAAACGTAAAACTTTTTATGAAAAGAGAGGATCTTATTCATCCTTATATTTCTGGCAATAAGTTTTGGAAGCTTTTTTGGAATGTTAACCAGTATTTGGAACATCGACCCCAAAACTCACTTATTATAACATTTGGAGGAGCTTTTTCTAACCATATTTCTGCGGTTGCAGCTTTTGGGAACTTATATGGCGTAAAAACTTTAGGTATTATAAGAGGAGAGGAGCTGGAGCAAAAATGGATTCATAATCCTACTTTGCTTTCTGCGAAAAGAAACGAGATGAATCTGAAATTTGTTACCCGTGAAGATTACCGGCATAAAGATCAGCTTACCTTTTTTTTGCAGCAGGAATTTCCTGAAGCATTGATTATTCCCGAAGGAGGAACAAACCATAGTGCTGTAAAAGGTGTTAAAATGATGCTGAATGAGCATACAAAAGATTTTGATTATCTTTGCACAGCAGTTGGAACGGGGGGAACAGTAGCCGGAATTGCGGAATTTTGTGAGTATGGGCAGAAAGTGATCGGTTTTAAGGTCGTGCAAGATGACTCTCTTGAGAATAGAATTTCTGAACTTACCACAAAAAATAATTATCATTTAATAGACGCATCTTTAGGTGGTTACGGTAAGTTGAATGAAGAAAATGTGCGTTTTATTAACGATTTTAAAGCGAAATACAATATTCCTTTAGATCCGGTTTATACAGGAAAAATGATGCAGAATGTTTTTGAGATGATTAATGAAGGCTATTTTCCTGAAGGAAGCAAGATTTTATGTTTTCATACAGGAGGTCTGCAGGGAATTGAGGGAGCCAATATGCTTTTGGAAAAACAAAACAAAACTGTAATTGTATAA
- a CDS encoding DUF5522 domain-containing protein, which yields MANFDIKEHEDFYYNEQGYKVFTEKFHLKRGYCCKNGCKHCPYGYDKKTDTFTKNIKK from the coding sequence ATGGCAAATTTTGACATCAAAGAGCATGAAGACTTTTACTATAATGAACAGGGATATAAAGTTTTCACAGAAAAGTTTCATTTAAAAAGAGGTTATTGCTGTAAGAACGGCTGCAAACACTGCCCTTACGGTTACGACAAAAAAACCGATACATTTACAAAAAACATTAAAAAATAG
- a CDS encoding DUF4136 domain-containing protein gives MKKYIFILLAASLGLSSCSPFRVQSDYAQTANFSTYKTYKLRIDDLKLNDIDKDRVLNELSKRLQMKGLSSSNTPDLIINVKANHKKITDINTSNPGGMWGWGGGFGWGIGMNRTWTSNYNEGAIIVDMIDAQSQKLVWQGIGSGISVDRPAAKQKQIPQIMSEIMANYPPGMKK, from the coding sequence ATGAAAAAATATATTTTTATTTTGCTTGCAGCAAGTTTAGGATTAAGTTCTTGCAGCCCTTTCAGAGTACAATCCGATTATGCACAAACTGCTAACTTCTCTACTTATAAAACTTACAAACTAAGAATTGATGATCTGAAACTGAATGACATCGATAAAGACAGAGTTTTGAATGAGTTATCCAAACGGCTCCAGATGAAAGGTCTATCATCATCAAATACTCCAGATTTAATCATCAATGTAAAAGCAAATCATAAAAAGATTACCGACATCAACACATCCAATCCTGGCGGAATGTGGGGATGGGGAGGCGGATTCGGCTGGGGAATCGGCATGAACCGTACTTGGACAAGCAATTATAACGAAGGTGCCATTATTGTAGATATGATTGATGCACAGAGCCAGAAACTTGTTTGGCAAGGTATAGGAAGCGGTATTTCTGTAGACAGACCTGCTGCAAAACAAAAACAAATTCCTCAGATTATGTCTGAAATCATGGCAAATTATCCTCCGGGAATGAAAAAATAG
- a CDS encoding HU family DNA-binding protein, whose protein sequence is MTKAELVNTISNKLGTEKNETQKVVEAFMQEIRTSMYNGDNVYLRGFGSFIVKTRAAKTGRNISKNTAIEIPAHNIPAFKPSKSFVEKVKTKVAVK, encoded by the coding sequence ATGACAAAGGCAGAATTGGTAAACACCATCTCAAATAAATTGGGGACCGAAAAGAATGAAACACAGAAAGTTGTAGAAGCTTTTATGCAGGAGATAAGAACTTCTATGTACAACGGAGATAATGTTTACTTAAGAGGATTTGGATCATTCATAGTGAAAACAAGAGCAGCTAAAACGGGAAGAAACATCTCTAAAAATACTGCAATAGAAATTCCTGCACACAATATTCCTGCTTTCAAACCATCAAAATCTTTTGTGGAGAAAGTTAAGACAAAAGTTGCAGTAAAATAA